The stretch of DNA ACTGCTGTTTTTGCTGGGCGGCTGGCAAATTTCCACCAACAATCTCACCGGAGCCGAGTTTGTTAGCTATATTGCCGCCGTAGCGCTGTTGATCGACCCGATTTCAATCACCACCAGCAACTACAACGAGTTCAAGCAAGGGGAAGCCTCCGTCGATCGCATCTTTGAACTGTTCGCCATCCAGCCCCAGGTGGTGGAACTGCCCACTGCCAAGGTGTTGCCCGTGGTCAACGGCAGGGTCGAGTATCGTCACATTACCTTTGGCTACAAGCCCGACCAGCCCATCCTGCAAGACCTGAGCCTAGAGGTGAAACCTGGGGAAGCGATCGCCCTTGTGGGAGCCTCAGGAGCCGGCAAAACCACGTTGATGAACCTGCTGCCCCGGTTCTACGATCCCCAATCGGGTCAAATCTTGATTGATGGCATCGATATCCAAAGCGTCACCCTGCGCAGTCTACGCCGCCAAATTGGCATCGTCCCCCAAGAAACCGTCCTCTTTTCCGGCACCATCGCCCAAAATATCGCCTTCGGACAAACCCAAGTGTCCCTAGAGGCCGTGGAAGCCGCCGCCCAGATCGCCAACGCCGATCAATTCATCCGCCAGTTTCCCGATGGCTATCAAACCTGGGTGGGTGAACGGGGCATTAATCTCTCCGGTGGTCAGCGGCAGCGGATTGCCATTGCCCGCGCTGTCCTGCTTGATCCGCGCATTCTCATCCTCGATGAAGCCACCTCCGCCCTCGATTCTGAATCAGAAGCGCTGGTGCAAGAAGCGCTGGAGCGCCTGATGCAGGGCCGCACCGTGTTTATCATTGCCCACCGCCTAGCCACCGTACGCCGCGCCGATCGCATCTTGGTGATTGAACAGGGTCAGGTGGTGGAATCGGGCAGCCATACGGCTCTGCTCGAACAGGGCGATCGCTATGCCCGCTTTTATGCCCAGCAGTTCAGCCCCTCCTAGCCACCCCAGCCGACGAGAATCCCAGCGCAGCCCATAATGTTGCATGACTTGCTAGATAGGTTACAAATCGCTCAAGATGAACTTGCTACCATGCATCCAAGCAATTGTAGTTAGTCATGACATCCCCGGTACGCTTGTCGCCGGGATTTTTTTTGCGGCGCAGGGGTTTACAAAACTTAAGAATATTAAGCATCGTGTAGTTGGCACATGAATCTAAAAAAAACTTAAACTGTTGACTGACGGTTTACCCTCGTCCCTGTTGCGCTCTTCGGTTAGAGACGTCTTGCACTCAAAGCTCTCGATTTGCACCCTCCTCAAGACCGGCACCTTGGCAGAAGCCCTGCTGCAATCTCTTAGAGGAACCCCCCACAGCCTGACTCAGTTTGAGGCAGACGATCAGTTCGTGGATTTTCTCGACCAGCAACGCTACGGCATTGACTGCTTGATCCTTGAAGATCATCCTGAGCTTAAGCAGTTGCTGATCATGCTGCAAAAGCGCTCCATCCTCCTGCCCATCATCATCCTAGAAGTGGGGAGCTATGAGACCAATCCAGAAGCAGCGGTGGCTAGAGCTGTAGCATCGTTAGAGGGCAAGCCATCCCGCGAATACCCCTACCACCAGGCAGCTCTGCGCATCACCTTGACGCAGCTAGGGCAGCTAGAGCATTTTATCGATCAAGCCATCGGTAAATTCCTAAAGCTGTCTCCAGGGCAGCAGGGACAGGGAGACAATGGGACAGATGATGATTATCTGATTGCAGACCATCCGATGGTGCTGATGCCCCAACAGCGGCGGTTAGCAGAAAAGTTAAAGGAGCGTCTGGGATACTTGGGGGTGTACTATAAGCGAAATCCAAAGAACTTTCTGCGTAATCTTCCGCCACCGCAGCGAAAAGATTTCTTACGTCAGCTTAAGGACGATTATCGAAAGATCATTCTGGTGTATTTTTCACCAGAGATGAAGGATCTCAACGAGAAAATTGATAACTTCGTGAACATGGCTTTCTTTGCTGATGTTTCGGTATCCCAGATTGTCGAAATTCACATGAAGTTGATGGATGATTTTGCCAAGCATCTTAAATTAGAGGGTCGTAGTGAAGAAATCCTGCTAGATTATCGATTGACTTTGATTGATGCGATCGCCCATCTGTGTGAAATGTATCGTCGCTCCATTCCACGAGATTCCTGAATTCCTCCATGAATTCCTCCATCAGTCGTGCTTGGCTTCTGATAGCTGATTCAATGATGTCCAACGTCTAGCCTCAACACAGGGTCATGCTTGCAGCTAGCCACAAGCATGGCAGCCTCGTTGAGTTCCTTCCATGAATCCCCTAAGGTTCCATGAATCCCCTAAGAAAGACCTACGTTCTTAAACTCTATGTTGCAGGCAACACGCCCAACTCCATTCGGGCGTTGAGAACCCTCAATAATATCCTGGAAAAGGAGTTTCAGGGTGTTTATGCCCTCAAGGTTATTGATGTCCTTAAAAACCCTCAGTTAGCGGAAGAGGACAAGATTCTGGCGACCCCAACCTTGGCTAAAATTTTGCCCCCGCCGGTTCGAAAAATCATTGGCGATTTATCGGATCGAGAAAAAGTTTTAATTGGTTTGGATTTGTTGTATGAAGAACTACGGGACGACGAAGCAAATTACTGATGCTATTCTGCTCTACGGCGCGTTCAACTAGTCCAACAGCCTCAGTCCTACAATGGCCTGGCCGTTGGGCTCGATCAACGCACGCCTTAGAGTGGATCCTTCCGTACACCAGGGGCTATCCACCAAGCATCATGAAACGGGGACATTAGGGGCCTATCCTAGAGCGATCTTAGACAGGGCGATCGCGTCCCCCATCGACGGCTGGATATGCTTTTCTACCTAGCTTCCCGGCATACCCATGCCCTGACTCAAAAACCAATTTTTTATATTTTCATAACACTATGGCAGATATGGCAGACAATCCAGTCCCACCTAAAAGCAGCTCCAGAAAGCTAGCCAGTGTTCAAAAAATCCATACCATGATCGAAGGGTTTGATGACATCAGTCATGATGGTCTCCCCGTCGGTCGTACAACTCTGGTCAGTGGTACATCCGGTACCGGAAAAACGCTGTTTGCCGTTCAGTTTTTGTACAACGGCATGATCTATTTCGATGAACCTGGAGTCTTTGTCACCTTCGAAGAATCGCCAGCCGACATCATTAAAAATGCCGCTAGTTTTGGTTGGGATCTACAGCACTTTGTGGATGAAGGAAAGCTGTTTATTTTAGACGCATCTCCCGATCCAGAAGGGCAGGATATTGTCGGTAATTTTGACCTCTCCGCCCTGATTGAACGCATCCAGTACGCC from Leptolyngbya sp. CCY15150 encodes:
- a CDS encoding ABC transporter ATP-binding protein; the encoded protein is MKPPSNYRKLLPYLRPHGSTIAQALACTLAFTVFWPLLAWLAGEIANLIGQGEVGAIAHLAAVSAIVFLVRGLVQFGQDALMAKAALAIAFDLRKKIFTHLQSLSLSYFETSQTGDLSYRLTEDIDRIGEVINKVFHQFIPCILQLVVVLGYMVYLNWQLTLASFIIAPLMAVLIGGFGQQLLIVSRRSQSRVSDLSALLTEVFSGIRLIQAFSAEDYEIHRFAQEAERNRRAKFSAERLKAIQFPVVGFLEAMSVLLLFLLGGWQISTNNLTGAEFVSYIAAVALLIDPISITTSNYNEFKQGEASVDRIFELFAIQPQVVELPTAKVLPVVNGRVEYRHITFGYKPDQPILQDLSLEVKPGEAIALVGASGAGKTTLMNLLPRFYDPQSGQILIDGIDIQSVTLRSLRRQIGIVPQETVLFSGTIAQNIAFGQTQVSLEAVEAAAQIANADQFIRQFPDGYQTWVGERGINLSGGQRQRIAIARAVLLDPRILILDEATSALDSESEALVQEALERLMQGRTVFIIAHRLATVRRADRILVIEQGQVVESGSHTALLEQGDRYARFYAQQFSPS
- a CDS encoding circadian clock protein KaiA, which encodes MHSKLSICTLLKTGTLAEALLQSLRGTPHSLTQFEADDQFVDFLDQQRYGIDCLILEDHPELKQLLIMLQKRSILLPIIILEVGSYETNPEAAVARAVASLEGKPSREYPYHQAALRITLTQLGQLEHFIDQAIGKFLKLSPGQQGQGDNGTDDDYLIADHPMVLMPQQRRLAEKLKERLGYLGVYYKRNPKNFLRNLPPPQRKDFLRQLKDDYRKIILVYFSPEMKDLNEKIDNFVNMAFFADVSVSQIVEIHMKLMDDFAKHLKLEGRSEEILLDYRLTLIDAIAHLCEMYRRSIPRDS
- the kaiB gene encoding circadian clock protein KaiB, which gives rise to MNPLRKTYVLKLYVAGNTPNSIRALRTLNNILEKEFQGVYALKVIDVLKNPQLAEEDKILATPTLAKILPPPVRKIIGDLSDREKVLIGLDLLYEELRDDEANY